In the Sphingobacterium sp. PCS056 genome, AGATTCAATTTTAAACCAATTGATCGAAAGCTAAAGATGTACATGACACCTTGTAGTAATATGTACATGATGGTTATCACCAACCCGACCAACAACCAATTGAAGTCTGCTGCTGCCAACTGCGGACCGATAGATGCAATTTCTTTACGTTCGCTTCTGAAAAATACAAAAGCCAACAAGACAATAAAAACAGCCAATAACTCTTTCCAATAGGTCTTAGGAGATAGTTTTTGGATTCCGCTTAGCAATAATTTCTTCATATCTGTACTGACAAAGTTAGCTCCACTAAATATAAAAAGTATTTACTCACATTAAATAAACAAATTGTAATCCTTGTTTTAAAACAAGATACATTTATTTATGGACCGCAAATAATGCCTTGATATAAATGGAAATGAATTGATATATGATCGATCTATCACTCTGCAATCCCAATTTGGTCATACTTATTTTTTTAATCATTCTTGATTCTTAGCATGTACGATTTGATCATCAGACCTACGCGATGAATCCCTAGCACAATTATCTTCATTTGAAAAACAAGCATTTGAAAAAATAATGAATATGGTCTAACGCTTTTTGTGTAAATTTCCGTCGATGGAAAAACAAGAAATACTTTTTATCGGTCTAGTATGGCCAGAACCCAGCTCATCTGCTGCAGGATTTCGCATCATACAATTGCTAAAAAGCTTTCAGAATAATGATAATACAATCACCTTTGCTAGTGCTGCGTCTAAATCACCATACAGCGCAGATTTAAGTGCAATGGGTATCCATGAAGTTGAAATAAAGCTCAATGATGCGAGTTTCAATGAATTTGTTCAAGCGCTCAATCCTAATATTGTTGTTTTCGACCGCTTTATGACCGAGGAGCAATATAGTTGGCGAGTCGCTCAAGTGTGTCCCGATGCTGTACGCATATTGGATACAGAAGATTTACACTTCTTAAGGCACGCTCGCCAAACCAATACCAAGAGTGGAGAGCAATTTGACCAAGCCTTACTCTATTCAGATATTGCCAAACGCGAGATCGCAGCAATCCTACGTTCAGATATATCCATCATTATTTCTGAACTTGAGATGCAGTTATTGACCAATCAATTTGCCATCAACCCATCGATTCTTTATTATTTGCCATTTTTAGAGGAAGAGATTGATGAAGCGTGCGTAGCAAGCTGGAAGACATTTGAAAAGCGCGCAGACTTTATGTTTATCGGCAATTTTATTCATGAACCGAATTGGAACACCGTACAGTATTTAAAAACCAAAATTTGGCCGTTACTGAGCAGGCAGCTACCAAAAGTTAACTTAAATATCTATGGTGCTTATCCGAGTCAAAAAGTATTGCAGCTCCATAATCCCAAGGAAAGATTCTTCGTTCATGGAAGAGCTGACCATGCACAGGATACCCTGTCCAATCACCGT is a window encoding:
- a CDS encoding glycosyltransferase, translating into MEKQEILFIGLVWPEPSSSAAGFRIIQLLKSFQNNDNTITFASAASKSPYSADLSAMGIHEVEIKLNDASFNEFVQALNPNIVVFDRFMTEEQYSWRVAQVCPDAVRILDTEDLHFLRHARQTNTKSGEQFDQALLYSDIAKREIAAILRSDISIIISELEMQLLTNQFAINPSILYYLPFLEEEIDEACVASWKTFEKRADFMFIGNFIHEPNWNTVQYLKTKIWPLLSRQLPKVNLNIYGAYPSQKVLQLHNPKERFFVHGRADHAQDTLSNHRVLLAPIQFGAGVKGKFIDAMQTGTPSVTTSIGAEAMCGDFPWNGFIANEPELFVAKAIELYTDKSAWLDAQRHGIAIINQRYARDKFEDDFLMTIRFIKAQLQAHRQQNFIGQLLLHHSVLSTKYLSLWIEEKNKK